In the Alphaproteobacteria bacterium genome, one interval contains:
- a CDS encoding branched-chain amino acid transport system II carrier protein: protein MQQHSKNFSAKMVLTAGFAMFSMFFGSGNLVFPLIIGSKTLGHYSYAIVGLIITAVFVPFLGLLGMIQFEGDRKAYFSSLGKIVSFSLILLMLSLMGPFGIIPRCITVAFGGIQVVAPSLSYVAFSLFFCVLIGALIWKKNKIVSIIGLVLTPFKLGSIILLIVIGLWFNDLPIPLESSTENAFLMGFSYGYQTMDLMAAFFFACTICDYLRMRYQAEQNGFLINSQQLFKMAIAASLIGALLLSVVYVGFVMLGAKYAPYLHGVPPESMLAEIAKHALGHYATPVIAMVLAVSCLATATVVATLFADFLTDDISSNRLSRPQSIVLTLVTTFGMSLLGFQTICSWLGAILSWIYPLLVVYAIMQIIRKLRMPRLVNC from the coding sequence ATGCAGCAGCACAGTAAGAATTTTTCAGCTAAAATGGTTTTAACGGCGGGTTTCGCCATGTTTTCGATGTTCTTTGGTTCCGGGAATCTGGTGTTCCCCTTGATTATTGGCAGCAAAACTTTGGGCCATTATTCGTATGCCATTGTTGGCTTGATCATCACGGCCGTCTTTGTGCCGTTTTTGGGATTACTGGGTATGATCCAGTTTGAGGGGGATCGAAAGGCTTATTTCTCTAGTCTTGGAAAGATCGTTTCATTTTCGCTGATTCTTTTGATGCTATCACTCATGGGGCCATTTGGCATTATTCCACGATGCATTACGGTTGCGTTCGGTGGTATTCAGGTTGTGGCGCCGTCTTTGTCCTATGTTGCGTTTAGTCTTTTCTTTTGCGTATTAATTGGCGCGCTGATTTGGAAAAAAAACAAAATCGTCAGCATTATCGGATTGGTGTTAACGCCATTTAAGCTTGGCAGCATTATTTTGCTGATCGTGATTGGTTTGTGGTTTAATGATCTTCCTATCCCGCTGGAATCCTCCACTGAAAATGCATTTTTGATGGGGTTTTCTTATGGATATCAAACCATGGATCTGATGGCGGCCTTCTTTTTTGCCTGTACGATTTGTGACTATCTGCGGATGCGTTATCAGGCAGAACAAAATGGTTTCCTGATCAACAGTCAGCAGCTTTTTAAAATGGCTATTGCGGCAAGCTTGATTGGGGCTTTGTTGCTAAGCGTGGTTTACGTTGGATTTGTAATGTTGGGGGCAAAGTATGCGCCATACCTTCATGGTGTGCCACCTGAATCGATGCTTGCAGAAATTGCAAAACATGCCCTTGGGCATTATGCGACGCCTGTTATTGCCATGGTATTGGCCGTTTCTTGTTTGGCAACAGCAACCGTCGTTGCAACATTGTTTGCTGATTTTCTGACGGATGACATATCATCGAATCGGCTTAGTCGTCCACAATCGATTGTACTGACGTTGGTTACAACGTTTGGAATGTCGCTTTTGGGGTTCCAGACGATTTGTTCTTGGTTGGGGGCTATTCTTTCGTGGATTTATCCACTTTTGGTCGTTTATGCCATTATGCAAATCATTCGAAAATTAAGAATGCCAAGGTTGGTTAATTGCTAA